The following coding sequences lie in one Chionomys nivalis chromosome 8, mChiNiv1.1, whole genome shotgun sequence genomic window:
- the LOC130880103 gene encoding gastric triacylglycerol lipase isoform X2 yields MWLLLTVTGVIFTFGGAHGLFGKLAPESPEADMNISQMINYWGYPSEEYEVVTEDGYILGVFRIPYGKKNSENLDAGYDVWLGNSRGNTWSRKNLYYSPDSVEFWAFSFDEMAKYDLPATIDFIVEKTGQEKLHYVGHSQGTTIGFIAFSTIPTLAKRIKTFYALAPVATVTYAESPLKKLSLIPSSLFKIIFGNKIFMPHNYFDQFLGTEVCTRKLLGRLCSNALFIMCGFDRQNLNVSRFDVYLGHNPAGTSVQDILHWSQVAKSGRLQAFNWGSPFQNLLHYNQITPPDYDVSAMTVPIAVWNGGHDILADPKDVDMLLPKLQNLLYHKEVLPYNHLDFIWGMNAPQEVYDEILSLMAKD; encoded by the exons ATGTGGCTACTGTTGACAGTAACAGGTGTGATATTTACATTTGGAGGTGCACATGGCTTATTTGGAAAACTGGCTCCTGAAAGCCCGGAAGCAGACATGAATATT aGTCAGATGATAAATTACTGGGGATATCCTAGTGAAGAATATGAAGTTGTTACTGAAGACGGCTACATTCTGGGGGTCTTCAGAATTCCTTATGggaagaaaaattcagagaattTAG ACGCTGGCTATGATGTGTGGCTGGGGAACAGCCGAGGGAATACATGGTCCAGGAAAAATTTGTACTATTCACCAGACTCAGTTGAATTCTGGGCTTTCAG TTTTGATGAAATGGCTAAATATGACCTTCCAGCCACAATAGATTTCATTGTAGAGAAGACTGGACAAGAAAAGTTGCACTACGTTGGTCATTCTCAGGGCACCACTATTG GTTTTATTGCCTTTTCTACCATTCCTACACTGGCTAAAAGAATCAAGACGTTTTATGCATTAGCTCCAGTTGCTACTGTGACATATGCGGAAAGCCCTTTGAAAAAACTTTCACTTATTCCTTCATCTCTTTTTAAG ATTATATTCGGTAACAAAATATTCATGCCACACAACTACTTTGATCAATTTCTTGGTACTGAAGTGTGCACGAGGAAGCTGCTGGGCCGTCTCTGCAGCAACGCTTTGTTCATCATGTGTGGCTTCGACAGGCAGAACTTGAATGTG AGTCGCTTCGATGTGTATCTAGGCCATAATCCAGCAGGAACGTCCGTTCAAGACATCCTCCACTGGTCCCAG GTTGCTAAATCTGGGAGACTTCAAGCCTTTAACTGGGGTAGCCCATTCCAGAACCTGTTACATTACAACCAG ATAACGCCTCCTGATTATGATGTGTCAGCCATGACTGTACCAATTGCAGTGTGGAATGGTGGCCATGACATCCTTGCTGATCCCAAAGATGTTGACATGCTTCTTCCCAAACTTCAAAACCTCCTTTACCATAAGGAGGTTCTTCCTTACAATCACCTGGACTTTATCTGGGGAATGAATGCTCCCCAAGAGGTTTACGATGAGATCCTTTCCTTGATGgcaaaagattaa
- the LOC130880103 gene encoding gastric triacylglycerol lipase isoform X1 gives MWLLLTVTGVIFTFGGAHGLFGKLAPESPEADMNISQMINYWGYPSEEYEVVTEDGYILGVFRIPYGKKNSENLGKRPVVFLQHGLLASATNWIANLPNNSLAFILADAGYDVWLGNSRGNTWSRKNLYYSPDSVEFWAFSFDEMAKYDLPATIDFIVEKTGQEKLHYVGHSQGTTIGFIAFSTIPTLAKRIKTFYALAPVATVTYAESPLKKLSLIPSSLFKIIFGNKIFMPHNYFDQFLGTEVCTRKLLGRLCSNALFIMCGFDRQNLNVSRFDVYLGHNPAGTSVQDILHWSQVAKSGRLQAFNWGSPFQNLLHYNQITPPDYDVSAMTVPIAVWNGGHDILADPKDVDMLLPKLQNLLYHKEVLPYNHLDFIWGMNAPQEVYDEILSLMAKD, from the exons ATGTGGCTACTGTTGACAGTAACAGGTGTGATATTTACATTTGGAGGTGCACATGGCTTATTTGGAAAACTGGCTCCTGAAAGCCCGGAAGCAGACATGAATATT aGTCAGATGATAAATTACTGGGGATATCCTAGTGAAGAATATGAAGTTGTTACTGAAGACGGCTACATTCTGGGGGTCTTCAGAATTCCTTATGggaagaaaaattcagagaattTAG GCAAGAGACCTGTTGTGTTTTTGCAGCATGGTTTGCTCGCATCTGCCACAAACTGGATCGCAAATCTACCAAACAACAGCCTGGCCTTCATTTTGGCAGACGCTGGCTATGATGTGTGGCTGGGGAACAGCCGAGGGAATACATGGTCCAGGAAAAATTTGTACTATTCACCAGACTCAGTTGAATTCTGGGCTTTCAG TTTTGATGAAATGGCTAAATATGACCTTCCAGCCACAATAGATTTCATTGTAGAGAAGACTGGACAAGAAAAGTTGCACTACGTTGGTCATTCTCAGGGCACCACTATTG GTTTTATTGCCTTTTCTACCATTCCTACACTGGCTAAAAGAATCAAGACGTTTTATGCATTAGCTCCAGTTGCTACTGTGACATATGCGGAAAGCCCTTTGAAAAAACTTTCACTTATTCCTTCATCTCTTTTTAAG ATTATATTCGGTAACAAAATATTCATGCCACACAACTACTTTGATCAATTTCTTGGTACTGAAGTGTGCACGAGGAAGCTGCTGGGCCGTCTCTGCAGCAACGCTTTGTTCATCATGTGTGGCTTCGACAGGCAGAACTTGAATGTG AGTCGCTTCGATGTGTATCTAGGCCATAATCCAGCAGGAACGTCCGTTCAAGACATCCTCCACTGGTCCCAG GTTGCTAAATCTGGGAGACTTCAAGCCTTTAACTGGGGTAGCCCATTCCAGAACCTGTTACATTACAACCAG ATAACGCCTCCTGATTATGATGTGTCAGCCATGACTGTACCAATTGCAGTGTGGAATGGTGGCCATGACATCCTTGCTGATCCCAAAGATGTTGACATGCTTCTTCCCAAACTTCAAAACCTCCTTTACCATAAGGAGGTTCTTCCTTACAATCACCTGGACTTTATCTGGGGAATGAATGCTCCCCAAGAGGTTTACGATGAGATCCTTTCCTTGATGgcaaaagattaa